A window of Rhipicephalus sanguineus isolate Rsan-2018 unplaced genomic scaffold, BIME_Rsan_1.4 Seq1183, whole genome shotgun sequence genomic DNA:
ACACGCAAGAACTGAGCGAGGCCGAGCGGAAGGGTTTGAACCCCAATGCCTTGTCCGCAAGGAGCCTGTGGTGTGTTCGCCCGTGACAGCCTCAAGGGCCAGCTATCGATATAGTACTGTTCGCTGTCCGTTACAGAGCAAGGTGAGCGCCATGCGGTCTGGTCTTTATCCCCTATAAATGACGCTAACACTTAACACGCCCCTTTGTATCGGCACACTAAACGTGCGTGGCTTATCTTCAAAACGCAGACAATACCAAGTAAAGAGATTGTTGTTGGACAATAATCTTGATATCTTAGCGATTCAAGAAACGAAAGTGGAAAGCCAGGCTCAGACGGACCGCATGGTGGAACCCTTTATCGCACGGTATTACGTATGCGTGTGTCACGCGGTAGGATCTTCTGGGGGGTGTGCCTTGTTACTCCGCAACTCCCTTCGCATAGTGGTAGAAACTGTGATTGTGTGTAAAACGGGGCGGGTAGTTGTGTGTGATTTTTCATACTGTGATTTGAAGTGGAGAGCTATTTGCTTGTACGCGCCGAATAGAGAAGCAGAGCGCTTAGCTTTCTTCGAAAGCGTTGTACCGTACTTAAATTGTGAACGAATCATTCTACTTTTAGGTGACTTCAACTGTGTGTGTGCCGCTGCTGATAGAATACAAAACGAACCTGTACGAGACCGTAGTAGCACTAAACTAAGTGCGATAGTTCAAGATTATAACTTAGAAGATATTGGAGACATTCTGGCTAAAGGAAGCCGACCAAAGTTCACACATTTCCAACGTGCAAGTCAAGCACGCCTAGATAGAGTGTATGTGTCTGCAAATGTGGTGCCGCTGTGCCAAGATTACTGCGTAAAGCATGTGTCTTTTAGTGACCATAGCTTGGTAATGTTTTCCTTAGGAGCAAAACACAAAAACCCATCGTTTAATTGGACACTTTGGAAATTTAATGATAAACTGCTACAGGACGATGGTTTTGTGAGCAAAGCagaaagaaacattgaaacgCTACTATCTAAAACAGACCGCTTTATCGCTGAATGGGAAGTCTTCAAACAAGAGACTAAAATGTGTGCCATCGAAAGAGCATGCGCAATGCGCCGAAACGAGAGAAAAGAGGAGAATGCTCTTCGAAGACAATTAGATTATTTGCTGAATGCAGAAAATGCACAATCGGAAGCATTAAGTAACGAAATTAAAAGTGTAAAAAGTAAACTAGAGGCAATAGATGTTGAGAGGTATAGAGGAGCCATTGTTCGCGCTCGTAGTGAAAGATTCTTGTTGGGAGAAACGCCGACCAAACGTGCCCTTGCAGAGGAAAAAACTTACGCtgtcaaaaatgaaataagagagATAGAACATGAGGGTGCTATAACAAACGACAAACAAGAAATTGAACTAGCCTTCGTGCAATACTTCAAAAATCTGTTGGGGAACCAAATTAGTACTACAACAGGCTTCGAAAAAGAGTACCTTCACCTAATGCCTTCGTTAGGAAACGATGTGAAGACCCGTCTAGAAGCACCTATAACTATAAGTGAAATTGAAGACGCAATCAATGAATTAAAAGTAGGGAAATCTCCTGGCCCTGATGGCCTGTCAAGTGCATTTTATAAGACCTTTAAACCACAGCTTGCAGAAGCCCTGCATCGCGTGATAACTGAAGTGTACAAGGAAAATGTAGTGCCACCATCTTTTAAATCTTCGCATATCACACTGATCCCAAAGTCTGACGATCCGGTCAAGCTCCTGTCAGTCACGTCCTACAGACCAATAAGTTTAGGAAATGTTGATTACAAAATATATATGAAAGTGCTGGCAAAAAGATTGCAAACTGTTATCACAGATTTGGTGGGCCCCCACCAAACATGTGGAATTAAGGGACGCTCAATTTTTACTAACATTCATGTGACAAGGAGTGCACTGGAATACTGTGACGATTTTTCAGAACGGCTAGCAATGTTACAACTGGATCTGGAgaaagcgtttgatcgcgtttCCCATGAAATCCTTTTCAGCATACTGGAACATATCAATCTGGGGTCAGTGATAACCGATGGAGTGAAAATGTGCTACAGCTGCAGTTCAGCGAGCCTCATTGTTAACAAAAATGTTACTCAAAGTTTCAAGATTAGATGTGGAATCAGACAAGGCTGCCCCTTGTCATCGTTATTATTCGCAATTTTTCTTGAGCCCTTTTGTTTGAAAATCCTTCATAATGAGAGAATTCATGGCTTTAGGTTGTTAACAAACGAAGTCAAAGTACTGTGTTACGCCGACGATATAGCTGTTTTCTGTACCGATAAGAACAGCATAAAGAAAGCGTGAAAGAAACACGATTATTTTGCACAGTTACAGGAAGTGTTATAAACTGGAGCAAGTGTATGGGTTTCTGGCATGGACCGTGGGAAAATACGCCAGATTACTATGCAAGCATGACATGGACTACCACACCAGTCAGATACCTAGGCGTGCCGTTGGAGCACTATCGCGATACGACGCAATACTGGAACGATGAAACCGAGCGCGTCAAGGAACAAACTGATAAATGGGGCGGGCGGGACTTTTCTGTGTTCACTCGGGCTTCAGTTTGCAACGTTTTTCTAGTTGCCAAAGTTTGGTATGTTCTTCAAGTGCTTTGTATGTCTCGCGTCAACGTGCAGAAACTGCACAGAGTCTTTGCAGTGTTCGTGTGGCGCTCAACATGGGAGAGAACTAGCCGAACAAATTTATTTAGGTCACTACGCAGTGGTGGATTGGGTTTAgtccacttatttcttaaacaaATTGTGTCCAGATTTATTTTCTTGCGTGACCAGAAGATCGACTTCCTCCGAACAGTAATACAAACGCGATTAGCTAACGCCATCCCGGAATTTGTTGTATCTAGTATTGTGAAGCAAGGGAATGTTCGCGGCTTCCTTCGCGAGGTCGTTTTGTCCTTCCAAATGCTAAGAGTGAGGTTTTCAATGGAGTACCTAAGTAATGTTCCGAAAAAGCGTCTATATAAAGACATTATAGACGTTATGTTACCAGTGCCTGTGTATCGAGCCATGTACTGTGTAGGCTCAGAGCGAAACGTTTTAAAGCGAGTTAAAAGAATGATGGTCCGCCCATCGGTTAAAACATTTTTCTTCCAACTACATACGAACACTCTACCGGTAAAACCGTGGTTGAAAGACAAAGGACTGTTCGTGCCATGGTCAATAAACTGCCTCATCTGCCGGAAGCCCGAAACAATTGAACATATTTTCCTAGATTGCTGGGATGCAGTATTCCTGTGGGATGTCTTGCAGAGAACCCTCAAAAAAGAACTCCCTGTAACGCCCTACGGCATCCGTTTTCTTCCCGTAGAAAATGAAAACGGAGTACCTTATGACATGATCATGGCTCTGACCTTACACAGCTTATGGAAAACGTGTATGGCTGTACGAAATGTCGATGTAGACGCCAAGGCCCCCCGAGAATACTTCATTGAAAGTATTGTCCAAATAAGAGATGTGTATAAGTCGCAGTCCCAACCACCAGATTGGCTACCTGTATTAGATACTTTAGTAACCTTAAAACGGTTTTAATGGTTCTGTTGGCTTCATAGTGTGGTGAATGTTATGTATGCTTGAAGatgtggcaataaagaaaaaaaaaagtgtctgcatAGGCTactggttaaggcgctcgcctttgaATCGAatgtacgcaggttcgaatcccgccacgagaacactttttttcacatctctccttctcactcgcacttccccttcccaccccctcgcggcactatactatacaaggctaaggCAGGCTCGGCTACGTGTCTGCATAGGCGAGGGTAAGGCGCTCGCCTTTGAATCGAatgtacgcaggttcgaatcccgccacgagaacactttttttcacatctctccttctcactcgcacttccccttcccaccccctCGCGGCACTATACTATACAGGGCTATTCTATGCTCTGATTTCGTGTCCggatagcccagtggttaggACACACACCTTTAAAACAAGGgtaagcgggttcgaatcccgcctcatgaGGAATTCTTTCCAAGAATTTTGatgttcttcttttttgtgttttgctTTCTGTCTCTGCTTCCcaattattttctctctctctatttatacTCGTTCTTAGACTCTCTACTAACCACTACGGTGTGAGCCTTATTGAGCCTTAtcaaagttgagccttatcacaccaataaggctcaacttttgtctgacgtcaagccttgcagcgatggcgctactgtGTGTTCCGTCCGAGCTAAAGgctcccctgatgcgttggcttcaccgtaAAGAatggccaaaagcagtcgaaaaagttgaggcccttatcaccaccgataaggctcaacttttgtctgacgtcacgcctTGCAGCGATCGCGCTACTGTGCGTTCCGACCGAGCTAAAGgctcccctgatgcgttggcttcatcCGCAATGGATGGGCGAAAGCgtcaaaaaagttgaggcccttatcacccccgataaggctcaacttttgtctgacgtcaagccttgcagcgatggcgctactgtGTGTTCCGTCCGAGCTAAAGGctcctgatgcgttggcttcacgtAAAGAatggccaaaagcagtcgaaaaaggtgaggcccttatcaccaccgataaggctcaacttttgtctgacgtcacgcctTGCAGCGATCGCGCTACTGTGCGTTCCGACCGAGCTAAAGgctcccctgatgcgttggcttcatcGCAATGGATGGGCGAAAGCagtcaaaaaagttgaggcccttatcacccccgataaggctcaacttttgtctgacgtcacgccttgcagcgatggcgctactgtGCGTTCCGTCCGAGCTAAAGgctcccctgatgcgttggcttcaccgcaatggatggccaaaagcagtcgaaaaagttgaggcccttatcacccccgataaggctcaacttttgtctgacgtcacgccttgcagcgatggcgctactatTCGTTCCGTCCGAGCTAacggttcccctgatgcgttggcttcacagcaatagatggccaaaagcagtaaaaaaaattgAGGCTCTTATCACCCCTGATAAGGCTCAACGAGAAAAAAACTTTCATCGCAGCACTCGGATTCGAACCTCGTCCTTCACACTCCGAAGGCGAGCGACTTAACCACAGAGCTAAGCAGCAACGCTTGCTTGTCCCGAATGCACCTGAACCATATGAACGCATcgtactgacaaaaaaaaaaaagcttccgttTGCAGCACTGGG
This region includes:
- the LOC119376381 gene encoding uncharacterized protein LOC119376381, with product MGFWHGPWENTPDYYASMTWTTTPVRYLGVPLEHYRDTTQYWNDETERVKEQTDKWGGRDFSVFTRASVCNVFLVAKVWYVLQVLCMSRVNVQKLHRVFAVFVWRSTWERTSRTNLFRSLRSGGLGLVHLFLKQIVSRFIFLRDQKIDFLRTVIQTRLANAIPEFVVSSIVKQGNVRGFLREVVLSFQMLRVRFSMEYLSNVPKKRLYKDIIDVMLPVPVYRAMYCVGSERNVLKRVKRMMVRPSVKTFFFQLHTNTLPVKPWLKDKGLFVPWSINCLICRKPETIEHIFLDCWDAVFLWDVLQRTLKKELPVTPYGIRFLPVENENGVPYDMIMALTLHSLWKTCMAVRNVDVDAKAPREYFIESIVQIRDVYKSQSQPPDWLPVLDTLVTLKRF